A region of the Passer domesticus isolate bPasDom1 chromosome Z, bPasDom1.hap1, whole genome shotgun sequence genome:
CCCGCccgagcggcagcagcggctccCCGTGGAGCCCGAGCAATTCGCAGGGCGGGATCCCCAGCACCTCCCGctgggcgggcggcggccgctccccgtaCAGCTCCTGGAAGCGGCTCGGCCCCTCCCGCCGGGCCGGCACCGGCCGGTCGCGGTGCAGCAGGTGGAAGCTGCAGGGCGGGCGCCGGGCgagcagcggccgctccccggggcgctgctggaggcggccgggccgggggctgcgcagctcccgcccgtccggcagcgtccgctcccgctgcagcagcaggaagccgcTGGGCGGGCgcccgggcggcagcggcggccgctcccggggcagcggcTGGAAGCGGCCGCGCCCGTGCCGCCCGTCCGGCAGCGGCCGCGCCCCGGGGAGCTGCCGGGAGCCGCAGGGCGGGCGCCTGCGgccctcccggcccgccgccggccgccgcctgtCGGCCGCGCTCCGGCGCCGGAGGCGGAGCAGAAGGTCGGGGCGGTCGCGGcggaagcaggggctgctgaagTGCAGCCAGCCCCCGGCATCGCCCGGCGCAGCCGCGCCGAGCCAGCCTGGCACCCTGCGGAAGCCGTAGCGGTACAGCTGCCGGACGAAGCTGCTGAACTGCGTGGCCCTGAAGGGGcgcggcaccggccccgccccagcgccaccgcccccgTGGGCGTCGCccgggctgagcagctcctgctcgaAGAGCGAGCGGTGgacgagcagcccctgggcgcggctgtcccagcgcacggagcggacgcgggggctgttcaccaggcgccacagcttggcggggaaggcgctggcgctgagcccggcgggcagcggcagctccgCCATGGCTCCGATCGCCGCCTGTGGCCGCAACGCCCGCGGCGCGCGGCCGGAGGGGGGCGCTGCGCTCGCgcccagcgcggccccggcgcgggccggacttggcggggacgagcgcggcggagccggggccgcgggcacagcgcgggcggggcggctcccggcgctggccgggctccgcacggcacggcCAGCTGCAAACCCCTCTGCCTCTGGCTGCCATCGtcctcctgcctttgctttGCAGCACGCCCCCATCCAGCAAGGCAAGGAAGACAAAGAAACTGCTTCCCAGGCAgtcagcctcctgcagctcttgatGCCTGCGGTTATCCCTGCTCAGGTCCGAGACTTCTCGTTTCTCTTCCATGAACTCCATCAGATTCCCCTCAGGCCAATTCTTCAGCCTGCCGAGGTCCCTCTGAATGTCACAAGCATTTGGGCtatcccctgctcctgccggCTCTGTTTTGTTTGCAGGCTTGCTGAGGGTAAACTGCTCCTCCAGGCCGGCCGTGAATGAAGACATCAAAGAGtatctgccccaggagcagcccctgggcgtCAGAGCAGACGCGActtgcctccagctctgctttgtgccACTGATGACAGTCCTCATCCGTTTTTCAGCCTTCCTGTCTGGGCATTTTGGCAGTTTGTGTTTAAGGATGCTGTAGGCTTTGAGTGTCTCAAAGGCTTGGGTAAAGCTGCGGTGGGCATCATCCATTGCTCCACCCATATCCATCAATCTGCCTGTCCTAGCATGGGCATCAGGTAGGTTAACCATTACTCCCAATCAACTTCTCCATTTGTATGGAACAGTTTCCAGGATTAGTTACTCCTTCACCTTTCCAGGGGATGGAGGCAAGGCTGACTGACCTGTACTTTCCTGTCCTTCTTACTCTCTTTGAGGACATTCAGCATATTAGTGCAATTCTGGCTGTTTCGAGTTAGGCAATTCCagcaaaaagtaagaaaaatgaagCTCTTAATACAGTCTATTAAACTCCTCTTTCTGCTACCATTCTATGCCACAAGAAAGAGCTTGCTTTCTTTCCAGtgttaggcaaaaaaaaaaaagaaaaaaagaaaaaaaaggaaaaaagtctcATTTACTAGAATGTAAATATGCctatttttcaggagacacatAACTTAGATTTTCTTTCAGGATTAGACTGAGATGAAAGGATCTGAGAGCTTCCAgaatttttggatattttgatatttttgttgtCTCCAACTGTTTGGAAAACGGTTAGCACACGGTGAAGGTGTAGTGTTTTTGAAAATGCCATTCTGACGTTTTTCATGCTTGCATTGCATATTCACGTACCTACAGGAACTTTAGCAAACTTGTAGCACAGATTCATTACTTTCAACATGAGGAAATGCCAGAATTTGTTTGATCTTTTGTTTTTTATGTGGTGTTTCTGATTCCCACATTTTTATATGCATATGTATCTTTTTTTAGGATCATGGTCACAGACTCCGTTTTCCTTCAGATCCCAACATGGTCAGTGCCCAGAACAGCCAATGAACAACTAATCAATattctttttcatctcttttgttTAATAATAAACTCAGACACCATTGATCTTTTGGGAATCCAGGACAATACTTGTGTGCAAAGTTTGCAGGGTAGATTTAAGTATCAAGCCCTGtgaattttctcttctctcttttccgttccctttttccttcatctcttGCCTGACCTCAGGGCCCCTTCCCTCCTGTCAGGCCCTCTGTTTGTTGCACTCCAGTGAAGCTCTCAGCTGTGGGTTCCCCAGCGTGGCAGCTCCAGTCTTCAAgcagcagaacccagctgaggctggcagctcaggcaCCCCCTCGGCCAGCTGGGCtttcagctgccagggcagcacggAGGGAAAGGGGCCGAGAGAGAGCTGAGGAcgctgccagagcagcccttgggcagtgcagggggagggtggcttgagctgctgctgagcccactGCAGGTGCACAGGAGGCTGCTCCGCACGGCCGGGGTGTGCCGTCCATCCACACAGaaaggcagggccagcaggctcTCATGGGGGGACAGTAGGCTCCATCCATACCAAAACTTCATCAGGCCTGCTAAAACCTCCCTTTGTTCTTCTGTTTGAACATTGGCAGTGGTTTAGCTTACAGAACAGAGGTTTCACGAGACAATTGATTATAACTTGTAAACACATTTCcatgggtttttgttttgcttggggCTTTTTAGTTTGTTGTGGTGTTTTACtttagtttgggggttttgcaaGTGTGTGAGGCTGAACTGTGTCCCAAAGTTCTTGTGCATTCATGAAGCTGTAGAGTGCCCTCCATGGGAATCTCCTCGGCTACGTACAAGCCCAGAGACCAGCACGTGGCACCTCAGGCCGagcacaaaggagcacaggACGATCTACAGAGTGCTCTGTAACAATAGGCGCTTTGAGCTGCTGTCCAGTGTGCAAGAACTACATCCCCTCTTCTTCAGATTCTCCTAAAAATGCACACCGTTCTTGTTTTGTGTGATGCAGCTCTCTTAAACCCCTACTACAGTGTATGTGCACCAGCATTCACACTGATGTTTGCTAAGACAATTCTGTTGCAGCTGAAAAGATCCAGGTACGCTGCGCCCTGAGCAATAGCAGTAGATAAATGGACATAGAGAGACTtgaggagcagaagcagcattaAATCCATGACAATATGTAGGTGTGGAAATAGAGAAATCCACCCATGGTTGCGCAGCCCACGCATCTCCACTGGGTTCTGTAGAATGGCAGCAAATAATGCACAGGTATCGAGACCATGACTGACCCAAGAAGAGCAGGGAACAAGTTGGAAATGAGTAGGGAAAAAGAGTTGTGTAGAAGGAAATCATGCTGTGTAGGCATTTGTGTTCTTTCCACAGCATGTAGAACTTAGAGCAGGAATATACATCAGATTTACATATTCCTGTAAAGCCTTAAAAACATTCCTTTACATGTGGTTATTTACACAAACATACCTgtgaacaaatttaaaaaatccacaACTACATGTATCATTAAGCTGGATCCTCTGTAGATTCTCACATTAACGCTTGCAAAATTTAAAGCTCacaaaatgtaatgaaattccctttaaaactgcagagaatgCTCCATGGCTAAGCAAGCCATTATTTGCTTGCTCACAACCATCTCTTCCTCGTCTGTCAGAGTCACTGATACATTAATTGCTTATCCAAACTCCAAACAGTTAATGAGTCACTCTgaagatgaaataaatattaatgagCCAATTTGAATGGAATTCATGTCCTCTGCCTCTTAAAGCTGAAGGTCTGTATTGATACCATGTCAGAATTAAGTCTTGATACCTAATAAATGGGAAAACATGAAATATGCCGACTAGGGCACCATGTTTCAAAGGATGATTGCATTTTAGTCTTGTTGGACCAAATCGGTGATCAAAGAGAGAAAGGACTGGTCAATTAGAACCGAGAAAGCAGGTGAAAGAGCTGTCTAGGTCTGGTGCAGCTGGACTTAAAAATGGAGTGTGTGGGTTTTGAAGTTGGGCAGGGATTCCAGAGCAGATGATTTTGACATAACATTACTAAATGCATGATCTTCAAACAAACACATTGGCAGCAAATATCGTGACATAAGAAATGTGATATTCCTTGCATTGAGCaaaggaaggggagaaggaaggcaTGGAGTTTTTAGGGGTATCCAAATAAATCCACTTTATTCTGGATCAACATGGAATTTTCATGAAGCCAAAACCATTAAGTGGAGGCTTCTTCGGCCattcaattttttattaaaattcagtgaaagaTACTATTTTGGAGTGTAAAAACTTTCATGTTGAAAACAGGAGTGTGCTGAGAGATCTTGAAGTCTGGGCCAATGGCAATTCACTGTTGAA
Encoded here:
- the LOC135291233 gene encoding uncharacterized protein LOC135291233, with amino-acid sequence MAELPLPAGLSASAFPAKLWRLVNSPRVRSVRWDSRAQGLLVHRSLFEQELLSPGDAHGGGGAGAGPVPRPFRATQFSSFVRQLYRYGFRRVPGWLGAAAPGDAGGWLHFSSPCFRRDRPDLLLRLRRRSAADRRRPAAGREGRRRPPCGSRQLPGARPLPDGRHGRGRFQPLPRERPPLPPGRPPSGFLLLQRERTLPDGRELRSPRPGRLQQRPGERPLLARRPPCSFHLLHRDRPVPARREGPSRFQELYGERPPPAQREVLGIPPCELLGLHGEPLLPLGREGPPSRFQELYGGQLPPLDREVLRLQPCCFQRLHREQQPPAFDPRATPGTSAPSAPAGSAACAASTASSSGHNAPGAEGWPPADLGLAVLQMIREIRRSLPERSASAQDDVSVAPESSGGEPVDRAAAEEISSGTESCRNSSPEPEEPDAI